One Ignavibacterium sp. DNA segment encodes these proteins:
- the hutU gene encoding urocanate hydratase, whose translation MSTKEKTIIAPIGTKITCKGWIQEAAMRMLMNNLHPDVAENPAELIVYGGKGKAARNWDAYEAIIESLKNLENDETLLIQSGKPVGIFRTYSNAPRVIISNSMLVPDWANWDEFRRLEQLGLTMYGQMTAGSWIYIGTQGILQGTYETFAEAAKKYFGGSLKGKFVLTAGLGGMGGAQPLAATFNGAAFLGVDVDRSRIQKRIDTGYCDVITDNLDEALKIVLDAKEKGDAVSVGLIGNAGEVHHEILKRGITPDIVTDQTSAHDMLNGYVPMGMTFEEALQLRKSNPEKYIALSRKTVVKHVEAMLEFQKRGSITFDYGNNIRGEAKENGLTNAFEIPGFVPEFIRPLFCDGKGPFRWAALSGDPNDIYVTDQAIRETFPDNKLLLNWIDMAQKKVHFQGLPARICWLGYGERAKMGRIFNKLVADGKVKAPIVIGRDHLDCGSVASPNRETEGMIDGSDAIADWPILNALINAIGGASWVSVHHGGGVGIGKSIHAGMVVVADGSKEAEERLERVLTYDPGMGIMRHADAGYKQAVDNAKKWNVKIPMLK comes from the coding sequence ATGTCAACAAAAGAAAAAACTATAATTGCACCCATAGGCACAAAAATTACCTGCAAAGGCTGGATTCAGGAAGCCGCAATGCGAATGTTAATGAATAATCTTCATCCTGATGTTGCAGAAAATCCTGCTGAATTAATCGTATATGGCGGAAAAGGAAAAGCCGCAAGAAATTGGGATGCTTATGAAGCAATAATCGAAAGTTTGAAAAACCTGGAGAATGACGAAACATTACTAATCCAATCCGGCAAGCCTGTCGGAATTTTCAGAACCTATTCAAATGCGCCCAGAGTAATTATCTCCAACTCGATGCTTGTGCCTGATTGGGCTAACTGGGATGAGTTCAGAAGACTTGAACAGCTTGGTTTAACTATGTATGGACAAATGACCGCCGGAAGCTGGATTTATATCGGTACGCAGGGTATTCTTCAGGGTACTTACGAAACTTTTGCAGAAGCAGCTAAAAAATATTTCGGCGGCTCTTTAAAAGGTAAATTTGTTTTAACCGCAGGACTCGGTGGAATGGGCGGAGCTCAGCCGCTTGCAGCTACATTTAACGGTGCAGCATTCCTTGGAGTTGATGTTGACCGTTCAAGAATTCAAAAGAGAATTGATACAGGCTACTGCGATGTTATAACAGATAATCTTGATGAAGCATTAAAGATTGTTCTTGATGCTAAAGAAAAAGGAGATGCAGTTTCTGTTGGTTTAATCGGTAATGCAGGCGAAGTTCATCACGAAATATTAAAACGCGGAATAACTCCTGACATTGTTACTGATCAAACATCCGCACATGATATGTTAAACGGCTATGTGCCTATGGGAATGACTTTTGAAGAGGCACTTCAGCTAAGAAAATCAAATCCTGAAAAGTATATTGCCCTATCCCGTAAAACTGTTGTAAAACATGTTGAAGCAATGTTGGAGTTCCAAAAACGCGGCTCAATAACTTTTGATTATGGAAACAATATCCGCGGCGAAGCAAAGGAAAACGGTTTAACAAATGCTTTCGAAATTCCGGGTTTTGTTCCAGAATTTATTCGTCCGCTTTTCTGTGATGGCAAAGGTCCATTCAGATGGGCAGCATTAAGCGGAGATCCAAATGATATTTATGTAACCGATCAGGCAATAAGAGAAACTTTTCCGGATAATAAACTTTTATTAAACTGGATTGATATGGCACAGAAGAAAGTTCACTTTCAAGGATTACCTGCTCGTATTTGCTGGCTTGGCTATGGTGAACGTGCAAAGATGGGAAGGATATTCAATAAACTCGTTGCCGATGGAAAAGTAAAAGCACCAATTGTAATCGGAAGAGATCATCTTGATTGCGGTTCTGTTGCATCGCCAAACCGTGAAACCGAAGGAATGATTGACGGCAGTGATGCAATTGCAGACTGGCCGATATTAAATGCTTTAATCAACGCTATCGGCGGTGCAAGCTGGGTTTCTGTTCATCACGGCGGCGGTGTCGGTATCGGTAAATCTATTCACGCCGGGATGGTAGTAGTTGCTGACGGTTCAAAGGAAGCTGAAGAAAGATTAGAAAGAGTTCTTACTTATGATCCTGGTATGGGCATTATGAGACACGCTGATGCTGGTTATAAGCAGGCTGTTGATAACGCAAAGAAATGGAATGTTAAAATTCCTATGTTAAAATAA
- a CDS encoding adenosine deaminase yields the protein MTTEEIIKTIPKVLLHDHLDGGLRPQTIIELARDLKYTKLPTTNPEQLAEWFYRGANKGNLVEYLQGFEHTTAVMQTKEGLERTAYEMIEDMHKDGVVYVETRFAPVFHRQKGLYYEDSVNAVLAGLEKGKKDFGVGFGLILCGMRNMKDTLDIAELAVNFRNDGVVGFDLAGEEGGYPPKKHIEAFQYIQRANFNITIHAGEAFGKDSIWQAIQWCGAHRIGHATRLIEDIVFDSNKNVVKFGELAQYILDKRIPLELCLLSNLHTGAVDKLENHPFGMLYKEKFRVTLNTDDRLMSNTTMTKEFLTAIEYFGLGFDDFEKITINSMKSAFIPYKERLHYIYNVIKPGYQKIREKILSFNKLKR from the coding sequence TTGACAACTGAAGAAATCATCAAAACAATTCCAAAAGTTCTGCTGCACGATCATCTTGACGGTGGATTGAGACCTCAAACAATTATTGAACTTGCCAGAGATCTTAAGTACACAAAACTGCCCACTACTAATCCAGAACAGCTTGCTGAATGGTTCTATCGCGGGGCAAATAAAGGAAATCTGGTTGAATACTTACAAGGATTCGAACACACAACTGCTGTTATGCAGACAAAAGAAGGATTGGAACGAACTGCGTATGAAATGATTGAAGATATGCACAAAGATGGCGTCGTATATGTTGAAACAAGATTCGCTCCAGTATTTCACAGACAAAAAGGATTATATTACGAAGATTCTGTTAATGCTGTTCTTGCTGGTTTGGAAAAAGGAAAAAAAGATTTTGGTGTTGGTTTCGGGCTTATCTTATGCGGAATGAGAAATATGAAAGACACTCTTGATATTGCTGAACTTGCTGTTAATTTCAGGAATGATGGCGTTGTTGGTTTTGATCTTGCTGGTGAAGAAGGCGGATATCCGCCTAAAAAACATATTGAAGCTTTCCAATATATTCAAAGAGCAAATTTTAACATTACAATTCACGCAGGAGAAGCATTTGGTAAAGATTCTATCTGGCAGGCAATTCAATGGTGCGGCGCGCATAGGATTGGTCATGCAACAAGACTTATTGAAGATATAGTTTTCGATTCAAATAAAAATGTAGTAAAGTTTGGTGAACTTGCTCAATATATTTTAGATAAAAGAATTCCGCTTGAATTGTGTCTGCTTTCTAACCTGCACACCGGAGCAGTTGATAAATTAGAAAACCATCCTTTTGGAATGCTGTATAAAGAAAAATTTCGTGTTACACTTAATACAGATGACAGATTAATGAGCAATACAACTATGACAAAAGAATTTTTAACTGCTATCGAATACTTTGGATTAGGTTTTGATGATTTTGAAAAGATCACAATTAACTCAATGAAATCAGCATTTATTCCATATAAAGAAAGACTGCATTACATTTATAATGTAATTAAACCGGGTTATCAGAAAATAAGAGAAAAAATATTATCATTTAACAAACTGAAAAGGTAA